The Mytilus trossulus isolate FHL-02 chromosome 3, PNRI_Mtr1.1.1.hap1, whole genome shotgun sequence genome contains a region encoding:
- the LOC134712629 gene encoding uncharacterized protein LOC134712629 isoform X2, protein MGSRGKPRLTSESSQISMCQNCENEYCEVTDQVPDLGPRRMTKQSISESLLGPSQYHELHKQYTEIVLSYHKLKISFTVMLILNAILLVVVITCMVFIIPHISPNKVTNSNDNLKPDQPTHLPRTGESKEPQSTVTPPTEKSNIIPCQYIKDVLGKVYINGQKVDEVNGKMCTIEDLLDSLKKYIDNVEDNKRLKELLRCLKNWEEKWGTSKIGYNEEGIIVPKTGIYFIYNRVTIMMNVKNATVIGDIEHNLRHSNSGSNFKNIESSKIACVSTNGVFHHVSYIEKVHHFLKGDEIMVAIKTPSQGNASIQSSSSFGMFQL, encoded by the exons atGGGATCACGTGGGAAACCTCGACTAACATCAGAATCTTCACAAATATCAATGTGTCAAAATTGTGAGAACGAATATTGTGAAGTTACAGACCAAGTGCCAGATTTAGGACCCAGAAGAATGACAAAACAGAGTATTTCGGAAAGTTTGTTGGGTCCGTCTCAATACCACGAGCTTCACAAACAATATACCGAAATAGTGCTTTCATATCACAAACTAAAAATAAGTTTCACCGTGATGCTGATCCTGAATGCAATATTACTGGTGGTTGTTATCACATGTATGGTGTTCATCATCCCTCACATATCACCAAACAAGGTGACTAACTCGAATGACAACCTTAAACCAGACCAGCCAACACACCTTCCAAGAACTGGTGAATCAAAGGAGCCACAATCTACAGTTACTCCTCCAACAGAGAAATCAAATATTATTCCTTGTCAATATATTAAAGACGTTCTTGGTAAAGTCTACATCAATGGTCAAAAGGTGGATGAAGTTAATGGGAAAATGTGTACTATCGAGGATTTATTAGATTCTTTGAAGAAG tacATAGATAATGTAGAAGATAATAAAAGACTCAAAG AATTACTtcgatgtttgaaaaattgggAAGAAAAGTGGGGTACAAGTAAAATAGGTTATAATGAAGAGGGCATAATCGTGCCTAAAACaggaatatattttatatacaacaGAGTAACCATTATGATGAATGTAAAGAATGCGACTGTTATTGGTGATATTGAGCACAATTTACGTCACAGCAATAGTGGTAGTAACTTCAAAAATATTGAATCCAGCAAAATCGCATGTGTATCAACAAACGGTGTATTCCATCATGTCAGTTATATCGAAAAGGTTCATCACTTTCTGAAAGGCGATGAAATAATGGTTGCGATTAAAACACCATCACAAGGAAATGCGTCTATTCAGAGCTCCAGCTCGTTCGGAATGTTTCAGCTTTAA
- the LOC134712629 gene encoding uncharacterized protein LOC134712629 isoform X1, which produces MGSRGKPRLTSESSQISMCQNCENEYCEVTDQVPDLGPRRMTKQSISESLLGPSQYHELHKQYTEIVLSYHKLKISFTVMLILNAILLVVVITCMVFIIPHISPNKVTNSNDNLKPDQPTHLPRTGESKEPQSTVTPPTEKSNIIPCQYIKDVLGKVYINGQKVDEVNGKMCTIEDLLDSLKKYIDNVEDNKRLKEAFHFTSATTDLTTCKRDSKLLRCLKNWEEKWGTSKIGYNEEGIIVPKTGIYFIYNRVTIMMNVKNATVIGDIEHNLRHSNSGSNFKNIESSKIACVSTNGVFHHVSYIEKVHHFLKGDEIMVAIKTPSQGNASIQSSSSFGMFQL; this is translated from the exons atGGGATCACGTGGGAAACCTCGACTAACATCAGAATCTTCACAAATATCAATGTGTCAAAATTGTGAGAACGAATATTGTGAAGTTACAGACCAAGTGCCAGATTTAGGACCCAGAAGAATGACAAAACAGAGTATTTCGGAAAGTTTGTTGGGTCCGTCTCAATACCACGAGCTTCACAAACAATATACCGAAATAGTGCTTTCATATCACAAACTAAAAATAAGTTTCACCGTGATGCTGATCCTGAATGCAATATTACTGGTGGTTGTTATCACATGTATGGTGTTCATCATCCCTCACATATCACCAAACAAGGTGACTAACTCGAATGACAACCTTAAACCAGACCAGCCAACACACCTTCCAAGAACTGGTGAATCAAAGGAGCCACAATCTACAGTTACTCCTCCAACAGAGAAATCAAATATTATTCCTTGTCAATATATTAAAGACGTTCTTGGTAAAGTCTACATCAATGGTCAAAAGGTGGATGAAGTTAATGGGAAAATGTGTACTATCGAGGATTTATTAGATTCTTTGAAGAAG tacATAGATAATGTAGAAGATAATAAAAGACTCAAAG AGGCTTTTCATTTTACATCAGCTACCACAGATCTAACAACATGTAAAAGAGATTCAA AATTACTtcgatgtttgaaaaattgggAAGAAAAGTGGGGTACAAGTAAAATAGGTTATAATGAAGAGGGCATAATCGTGCCTAAAACaggaatatattttatatacaacaGAGTAACCATTATGATGAATGTAAAGAATGCGACTGTTATTGGTGATATTGAGCACAATTTACGTCACAGCAATAGTGGTAGTAACTTCAAAAATATTGAATCCAGCAAAATCGCATGTGTATCAACAAACGGTGTATTCCATCATGTCAGTTATATCGAAAAGGTTCATCACTTTCTGAAAGGCGATGAAATAATGGTTGCGATTAAAACACCATCACAAGGAAATGCGTCTATTCAGAGCTCCAGCTCGTTCGGAATGTTTCAGCTTTAA
- the LOC134712631 gene encoding uncharacterized protein LOC134712631 → MSSSEENCSNQYSENSAYCTVVNCKTNMDTNGYAEDKLLPLPFSTKDHHKTILSYHKLKISFMCMLILNALLLVVVVICMLMIVPNISTMDDKTPPHTSDKLQDHVTCLSIKNKLNRLYRNGQMVENVKDDDKCSMEDLMDSFVQHVEDVMQKNKSLDSAAFHLVTNNTYTDRCQDSKTLHCLKNWKLSMNTTKISVKDEIIEVPSSGPYFLYSRVVINAKVNSHVNDMETITHSIRSSNTGHHFSDVETSMVKCGVIKNTMSHISNIEKIQYLEQGTQIKVALDFPKDIIMQPSVNSGAFGMFKL, encoded by the exons atgtcctCAAGTGAAGAAAATTGCTCCAATCAATATTCAGAGAATTCTGCTTATTGTACAgttgtaaattgtaaaacgaaTATGGATACAAACGGATATGCTGAAGACAAACTTTTACCATTACCGTTCTCAACCAAAGATCACCATAAAACCATTCTATCCTATCACAAACTGAAGATAAGTTTCATGTGTATGTTGATTCTGAATGCCTTACTGTTAGTGGTGGTGGTAATCTGTATGCTGATGATTGTACCAAATATCTCAACAATGGACGATAAAACACCGCCACATACTTCAGATAAATTACAGGATCACGTGACATGTCTATCAATAAAGAATAAGCTTAACAGACTCTACAGAAACGGTCAAATGGTAGAGAATGTGAAAGATGACGATAAATGTTCTATGGAAGATCTGATGGACTCATTCGTCCAA cATGTCGAAGATGTAATGCAAAAGAATAAATCACTGG ATTCTGCTGCATTCCATTTAGTGACAAATAACACCTATACGGACAGATGCCAAGACAGCA AAACATTACATTGCTTGAAGAATTGGAAACTATCAATGAACACAACTAAAATCTCCGTGAAAGATGAAATTATAGAAGTACCTTCCAGTGGGCCATATTTCTTGTACAGTCGTGTTGTAATTAATGCCAAGGTTAACAGTCATGTGAATGATATGGAAACAATCACCCATTCCATCCGATCTAGTAACACAGGACACCATTTCTCTGACGTCGAAACAAGTATGGTTAAATGTGGTGTCATAAAGAATACAATGAGCCATATCAGTAACATTGAGAAGATACAGTACCTAGAGCAAGGCACTCAAATTAAAGTAGCTCTAGACTTTCCAAAAGACATTATAATGCAACCCTCGGTTAATTCAGGTGCGTTTGGAATGTTTAAACTTTGA